A genomic region of Tribolium castaneum strain GA2 unplaced genomic scaffold, icTriCast1.1 ptg000113l, whole genome shotgun sequence contains the following coding sequences:
- the LOC662922 gene encoding histone H4, with the protein MTGRGKGGKGLGKGGAKRHRKVLRDNIQGITKPAIRRLSRRGGVKRISGLIYEETRGVLKVFLENVIRDAVTYTEHAKRKTVTAMDVVYALKRQGRTLYGFGG; encoded by the coding sequence ATGACCGGTCGTGGCAAAGGTGGAAAGGGATTGGGAAAAGGTGGAGCAAAACGTCATCGTAAAGTTTTACGTGATAACATCCAGGGCATCACGAAGCCCGCGATCAGAAGATTGTCACGTCGTGGAGGAGTGAAACGTATCTCCGGTCTCATTTACGAAGAAACCAGAGGTGTCCTGAAGGTATTCCTCGAAAACGTCATTCGTGATGCCGTCACCTACACCGAACACGCAAAACGTAAAACCGTCACCGCCATGGATGTCGTTTACGCTTTGAAGCGTCAAGGGCGTACACTTTACGGTTTTGgcggttaa